The Coffea arabica cultivar ET-39 chromosome 1e, Coffea Arabica ET-39 HiFi, whole genome shotgun sequence genome has a window encoding:
- the LOC113713629 gene encoding membrane protein of ER body-like protein isoform X1 — MEVMQQFRTEVEKKKEMLHHFKEEVEEVVEEALLLRRRSANIPTVASNSGGNATVFPAAEEVAAVDLLDTTPKMEVASVRVDGDHKEVEKTSEEIVYFDKNEGSGPEWSHFNVKVEELGAKLKDVAINQVLSAVIHNKEVKLPTSTNPQLQEETDERVEVDDVLEETSDEEEIELEFERAVERIHTHDDYSMYCPNCSSRITKVVLRRKIRQRRVQTPKETQRDDLFGCLACFSVFIPSGNRLNPFRIFGAGKGPESSPLLQQEQQTPDVSMPTSVTAQDKGKGFDLFWIFGNRRPHEKLSADLDSSSPKVTNEPRDQANDQGDGVMTFIPNAIPPVGMTESKVATIGEGVMTFIPNAIPPVGMTESNVATLVCAGDGVKTFIPNALPAQGSVLNGNIVPIGIIDKTEIFVKKPKSEIEGDDVRIQVGDTPPVVPPIFPMTDVFLTDVRIPETVIQSPSSRSLEIVKSIVYGGMMESIASLSVVSSAAASDATTLNIVALGLANLVGGLVVLAHNLRDLRYGESSETNESRYKEQLGRKEHFFFHATLAVLSYLVFGLIPPVIYGFTFRESDDRDYKILAVAAASLLCIVILAIAKAYTRGEHKFVAYFKTILYYVTSAVLVSGIAYAVGNLVNKLLERLGWLNPATVEPQLFSQAKSFNPTSWASY, encoded by the exons ATGGAAGTCATGCAGCAGTTTAGGACGGAGgtagagaagaaaaaagaaatgttgCATCACTTCAAGGAGGAGGTTGAGGAGGTGGTTGAAGAGGCTTTACTGCTACGTCGTCGCTCCGCCAACATCCCAACTGTAGCTTCCAACAGTGGAGGTAACGCTACTGTCTTCCCCGCCGCCGAGGAGGTAGCTGCTGTAGATTTGTTGGATACTACTCCCAAGATGGAGGTGGCGAGTGTTAGGGTGGACGGCGACCACAAGGAGGTGGAAAAGACGTCTGAAGAGATTGTTTACTTCGACAAAAATGAAG GTAGTGGACCGGAATGGTCTCATTTTAATGTCAAAGTGGAGGAGTTGGGTGCCAAACTAAAAGATGTAGCTATTAACCAGGTTCTGAGTGCTGTCATCCACAATAAGGAGGTCAAGTTGCCGACCTCCACGAACCCACAGCTGCAGGAAGAAACGGATGAACGTGTAGAGGTTGATGATGTATTGGAGGAAACAAGTGACGAGGAAGAAATAGAACTGGAGTTTGAGAGGGCAGTGGAGAGGATACACACTCATGATGATTATAGCATGTACTGTCCTAATTGTAGCAGTCGTATTACAAAGGTGGTTCTGCGTAGGAAAATAAGGCAAAGGAGGGTTCAAACTCCAAAAGAAACTCAGCGTGATGACCTGTTTGGATGCTTAGCATGCTTCAGCGTATTTATTCCTTCCG GGAATAGACTGAATCCATTTCGAATCTTTGGAGCTGGCAAAGGGCCTGAAAGCTCGCCACTTCTCCAACAAGAGCAACAAACACCAGATGTGAGTATGCCCACATCTGTCACAGCACAGGACAAAG GAAAAGGATTTGATCTATTCTGGATTTTTGGAAATAGAAGACCACATGAAAAACTCTCAGCAGATTTGGATTCTTCCTCCCCCAAAGTCACAAATGAGCCAAGAGATCAGGCCAATGATCAAG GAGATGGTGTCATGACTTTCATACCAAATGCAATACCACCAGTTGGAATGACTGAAAGCAAGGTTGCAACTATAG GAGAGGGTGTGATGACTTTCATACCAAATGCGATACCACCAGTAGGAATGACTGAAAGTAACGTGGCAACTCTAG TTTGTGCAGGAGATGGTGTCAAGACTTTCATACCAAATGCATTACCAGCACAAGGATCTGTACTGAATGGGAATATTGTGCCTATTGGCATCATTGACAAAACTG aaatttttgttaaaaagcCGAAAAGCGAGATCGAAGGAGATGATGTGAGAATTCAAGTTGGAGACACACCACCTGTTGTTCCTCCAATTTTCCCAATGACAGATGTTTTCCTAACTGATGTAAGAATACCAGAGACCGTCATCCAATCACCAAGTTCCAGGTCATTGGAGATAGTCAAAAGTATCGTATATGGAGGTATGATGGAGTCAATTGCAAGCTTAAGTGTTGTTTCATCAGCAGCAGCTTCTGACGCTACCACAT TGAACATTGTGGCACTTGGATTGGCAAACCTAGTTGGTGGACTTGTCGTCCTTGCTCATAAT CTTAGGGACTTGAGATACGGAGAGTCTAGTGAAACCAATGAGAGCAGATACAAGGAACAACTTGGTCGGAAAGAACATTTCTTTTTTCACGCAACGCTAGCTGTGCTATCGTACCTTGTATTTGGCCTGATCCCACCTGTAATATACGGCTTCACATTCCGTGAGAGTGATGATAGGGATTACAAGATTTTGGCAGTTGCAGCAGCTTCTCTTTTGTGCATTGTTATTCTTGCAATTGCAAAGGCGTACACACGCGGGGAACACAAGTTCGTGGCATACTTCAAAACCATACTGTACTACGTTACCTCAGCAGTGTTGGTCTCAGGCATTGCCTATGCTGTGGGTAACTTAGTCAACAAGCTCCTAGAGAGACTAGGTTGGTTGAACCCTGCTACAGTTGAGCCTCAGTTGTTTTCTCAAGCCAAGTCATTCAATCCAACCAGCTGGGCTTCGTACTGA
- the LOC113713629 gene encoding membrane protein of ER body-like protein isoform X2, translated as MEVMQQFRTEVEKKKEMLHHFKEEVEEVVEEALLLRRRSANIPTVASNSGGNATVFPAAEEVAAVDLLDTTPKMEVASVRVDGDHKEVEKTSEEIVYFDKNEGSGPEWSHFNVKVEELGAKLKDVAINQVLSAVIHNKEVKLPTSTNPQLQEETDERVEVDDVLEETSDEEEIELEFERAVERIHTHDDYSMYCPNCSSRITKVVLRRKIRQRRVQTPKETQRDDLFGCLACFSVFIPSGNRLNPFRIFGAGKGPESSPLLQQEQQTPDVSMPTSVTAQDKGKGFDLFWIFGNRRPHEKLSADLDSSSPKVTNEPRDQANDQGDGVMTFIPNAIPPVGMTESKVATIGEGVMTFIPNAIPPVGMTESNVATLGDGVKTFIPNALPAQGSVLNGNIVPIGIIDKTEIFVKKPKSEIEGDDVRIQVGDTPPVVPPIFPMTDVFLTDVRIPETVIQSPSSRSLEIVKSIVYGGMMESIASLSVVSSAAASDATTLNIVALGLANLVGGLVVLAHNLRDLRYGESSETNESRYKEQLGRKEHFFFHATLAVLSYLVFGLIPPVIYGFTFRESDDRDYKILAVAAASLLCIVILAIAKAYTRGEHKFVAYFKTILYYVTSAVLVSGIAYAVGNLVNKLLERLGWLNPATVEPQLFSQAKSFNPTSWASY; from the exons ATGGAAGTCATGCAGCAGTTTAGGACGGAGgtagagaagaaaaaagaaatgttgCATCACTTCAAGGAGGAGGTTGAGGAGGTGGTTGAAGAGGCTTTACTGCTACGTCGTCGCTCCGCCAACATCCCAACTGTAGCTTCCAACAGTGGAGGTAACGCTACTGTCTTCCCCGCCGCCGAGGAGGTAGCTGCTGTAGATTTGTTGGATACTACTCCCAAGATGGAGGTGGCGAGTGTTAGGGTGGACGGCGACCACAAGGAGGTGGAAAAGACGTCTGAAGAGATTGTTTACTTCGACAAAAATGAAG GTAGTGGACCGGAATGGTCTCATTTTAATGTCAAAGTGGAGGAGTTGGGTGCCAAACTAAAAGATGTAGCTATTAACCAGGTTCTGAGTGCTGTCATCCACAATAAGGAGGTCAAGTTGCCGACCTCCACGAACCCACAGCTGCAGGAAGAAACGGATGAACGTGTAGAGGTTGATGATGTATTGGAGGAAACAAGTGACGAGGAAGAAATAGAACTGGAGTTTGAGAGGGCAGTGGAGAGGATACACACTCATGATGATTATAGCATGTACTGTCCTAATTGTAGCAGTCGTATTACAAAGGTGGTTCTGCGTAGGAAAATAAGGCAAAGGAGGGTTCAAACTCCAAAAGAAACTCAGCGTGATGACCTGTTTGGATGCTTAGCATGCTTCAGCGTATTTATTCCTTCCG GGAATAGACTGAATCCATTTCGAATCTTTGGAGCTGGCAAAGGGCCTGAAAGCTCGCCACTTCTCCAACAAGAGCAACAAACACCAGATGTGAGTATGCCCACATCTGTCACAGCACAGGACAAAG GAAAAGGATTTGATCTATTCTGGATTTTTGGAAATAGAAGACCACATGAAAAACTCTCAGCAGATTTGGATTCTTCCTCCCCCAAAGTCACAAATGAGCCAAGAGATCAGGCCAATGATCAAG GAGATGGTGTCATGACTTTCATACCAAATGCAATACCACCAGTTGGAATGACTGAAAGCAAGGTTGCAACTATAG GAGAGGGTGTGATGACTTTCATACCAAATGCGATACCACCAGTAGGAATGACTGAAAGTAACGTGGCAACTCTAG GAGATGGTGTCAAGACTTTCATACCAAATGCATTACCAGCACAAGGATCTGTACTGAATGGGAATATTGTGCCTATTGGCATCATTGACAAAACTG aaatttttgttaaaaagcCGAAAAGCGAGATCGAAGGAGATGATGTGAGAATTCAAGTTGGAGACACACCACCTGTTGTTCCTCCAATTTTCCCAATGACAGATGTTTTCCTAACTGATGTAAGAATACCAGAGACCGTCATCCAATCACCAAGTTCCAGGTCATTGGAGATAGTCAAAAGTATCGTATATGGAGGTATGATGGAGTCAATTGCAAGCTTAAGTGTTGTTTCATCAGCAGCAGCTTCTGACGCTACCACAT TGAACATTGTGGCACTTGGATTGGCAAACCTAGTTGGTGGACTTGTCGTCCTTGCTCATAAT CTTAGGGACTTGAGATACGGAGAGTCTAGTGAAACCAATGAGAGCAGATACAAGGAACAACTTGGTCGGAAAGAACATTTCTTTTTTCACGCAACGCTAGCTGTGCTATCGTACCTTGTATTTGGCCTGATCCCACCTGTAATATACGGCTTCACATTCCGTGAGAGTGATGATAGGGATTACAAGATTTTGGCAGTTGCAGCAGCTTCTCTTTTGTGCATTGTTATTCTTGCAATTGCAAAGGCGTACACACGCGGGGAACACAAGTTCGTGGCATACTTCAAAACCATACTGTACTACGTTACCTCAGCAGTGTTGGTCTCAGGCATTGCCTATGCTGTGGGTAACTTAGTCAACAAGCTCCTAGAGAGACTAGGTTGGTTGAACCCTGCTACAGTTGAGCCTCAGTTGTTTTCTCAAGCCAAGTCATTCAATCCAACCAGCTGGGCTTCGTACTGA
- the LOC113713648 gene encoding oleoyl-acyl carrier protein thioesterase, chloroplastic-like, which translates to MLSRGTFCVCNSITDHSHAAAPGLSGQCHQRFFNFTNRRRNFVISSSGAAQKDPVLAVATDEPNAKQAGFQPSLADRLRLGSLTQDGLSYKEKFIVRCYEVGINKTATVETIANLLQEVGCNHAQNVGFSTDGFATTHTMRKLHLIWVTSRMHIEIYKYPAWSDVVEIETWCQSEGRIGTRRDWILKDYANGEVIGRATSKWVMMNQDTRRLQKVTDDVRDEYLIYCPKAPRLAFPEENNASLKKIAKLKDPAQYSKIGLVPRRADLDMNQHVNNVTYIGWVLESIPQEVIDNYELQTITLDYRRECQHDDIVDSLTSPELDDDAAILQTTNGSPTASRDTDKCCQFLHLLRLSGDGLEINRGRTEWRKKPAKR; encoded by the exons atgtTGTCGAGGGGGACATTTTGTGTATGCAATTCAATCACCGACCACAGCCATGCCGCTGCCCCCGGCCTAAGTGGTCAATGCCATCAAAGATTCTTCAATTTTACCAATCGGCGCAGAAATTTTGTCATCTCCTCTTCTGGGGCGGCCCAGAAAGATCCGGTTCTGGCTGTGGCTACCGACGAGCCCAATGCCAAGCAAGCTGGATTCCAGCCCAGCCTAGCTGACCGCCTCAGGCTTGGGAGCTTAACCCAGGATGGCTTGTCTTACAAGGAGAAGTTCATTGTCAGGTGCTATGAGGTTGGAATTAACAAAACTGCCACCGTTGAAACCATTGCCAATCTCTTGCAG GAAGTTGGATGCAACCATGCTCAGAATGTTGGGTTTTCAACGGATGGATTTGCAACAACACATACTATGAGAAAACTGCACCTCATATGGGTGACTTCTCGCATGCATATTGAAATTTACAAGTATCCTGCTTG GAGTGATGTAGTTGAAATTGAGACGTGGTGTCAAAGTGAAGGAAGAATTGGTACTAGACGTGATTGGATCCTTAAAGACTATGCCAATGGTGAAGTCATTGGAAGAGCCACCAG CAAGTGGGTAATGATGAACCAAGACACAAGAAGGCTTCAGAAAGTGACTGATGATGTCCGTGATGAGTATTTAATCTACTGCCCAAAAGCACCTAG ATTAGCATTTCCTGAGGAGAATAATGCCAGTTTGAAGAAAATTGCAAAACTGAAAGATCCTGCTCAATATTCCAAAATAGGACTGGTG CCCCGACGAGCTGATCTGGACATGAATCAGCATGTAAACAATGTAACCTACATTGGATGGGTTCTTGAG AGTATACCTCAAGAAGTCATTGACAATTATGAACTACAAACTATTACATTGGATTATCGGCGTGAGTGCCAACATGATGACATAGTCGATTCCCTCACCAGCCCTGAACTGGATGATGATGCTGCAATTCTTCAGACAACTAATGGGTCCCCTACTGCTAGTAGAGATACCGACAAGTGCTGCCAGTTTTTGCATTTATTAAGATTATCTGGTGATGGACTTGAAATCAATAGGGGTCGCACTGAGTGGAGAAAGAAACCTGCAAAAAGATGA